The Ciona intestinalis unplaced genomic scaffold, KH HT000068.2, whole genome shotgun sequence genome contains a region encoding:
- the LOC101242203 gene encoding sushi, von Willebrand factor type A, EGF and pentraxin domain-containing protein 1 isoform X1 encodes MWNPLAVVIVVCLLLLEVSAYPHCGVSHLSRRPCGRPAIDRFNCLQRGCCYDRNAVHINIRCYYKASTLSFGNQVIGPSTTPTSTPVTTQTTSAAPSASQLIMQSLALITSNGADYTTALALLAREILGTNVYSTIEFAQKYGDDYLLLQIISAAEGKSPPNQAKLLHHGGENGYPGSQVLSQCSPQNRNNTCGNPFYTTRSSCLRWNCCWDFASRSCYHSTNNIIYMRRRCPPGFTNPPKCIEINECLSNPCMNNGVCVDKINGYKCICPISPAGPNCEIYCATPQSPRNGAVTPVKQFYNANDIVRYSCNVGYDLFGRSENVCTRSGQWSTSTPHCLEACGKPTDIANGRYSPVLTPPYYKINQVVTYACDANYVLQGSPVIICQINGQFTQTRASCIPVVVKCSNPPALLNGQFISAIEYAVNAQVRYTCNTGYRLDNSDVITCQTSGQFTSLTAVCTKVCTTPPTLANGDFTVKNNANQYDINTVLTYTCNSGYRLDNSPTITCQASGQFTALTAVCTRVIKCTNPPALMNGLYSPQQNSYSVNDVITYTCNNGYKINNSPTITCQASGQFTALAATCTKVCSTPPTLANGDFTVKNNANQYDINTVLTYTCNSGYRLDNSPTATCQASGKFTALTAVCTKVCSTPPTLANGDFTVKNNANQYDINTVLTYTCNSGYRLDNSATVTCQASGQFTALTAVCTTVCLIPPPLPNGAYSPTRNPVIFNVNEIITYTCNANFKLKGSNTVRCETNGQYTTLAATCASDDKCGGPPLLTNGEYSPVKTPLEYNINENVVYTCNSGYRLDNSDTITCQAANQWSTLSAVCTKVCLTPPTLTHGSYTPVNNPLKYDINTVLTYTCGSGFLLENSDKITCTSTGQWSALAATCTRVCTAPPALANGDYSPKNNPVVYRIGDTVTYTCGSGYTLSSSATSTCQSTGQWVAPTATCVKVCLTPPSLTNGAYMPVTAEYAVHAVVTYTCNNGYKLENVNSISCPASGTWPALPTTCTRICSTPPTLANGDFTVKNNANQYDINTVLTYTCNGGYRLDNSPTITCQASGKFTALAATCTKVCSTPPTLANGDFTVKNNANQYDINTVLTYTCNSGYRLEKSPSITCQASGKFTSLGAVCTKVCTTPPTLANGDFTVKNNANQYDINTVLTYTCNSGYRLDNSPTATCQASGQFTKLTAVCTKVCSTPPTLTNGDFTVKNKANQYDINTVLTYTCNGGYRLDKSPTITCQASGKFTSLGAVCTRVCTTPPTLANGDFTVKNNANQYDINTVLTYTCNSGYRLEKSPTVTCQASGKFTSLAAVCTTVCSTPPTLANGRFTVKNNANQYDINTVLTYTCNSGYRLDNSATITCQASGQFTSLAATCTKVCSTPPTLANGDFTVKNNANQYDINTVLTYVCNSGYRLDNSATITCQASGKFTALAATCTKVCTTPPTLANGDFTVKNNANQYDINTVLTYTCNSGYRLDNSATVTCQASGQFTALAATCTKVCTTPPTLANGDFTVKNNANQYDINTVLTYTCNSGYRLDNSATVTCQASGQFTSLAATCTKVCSTPPTLANGDFTVKNNANQYDINTVLTYTCNSGYRLDNSATVTCQASGQFSSLAATCTKVCSTPPTLANGDFTVKNNANQYDINTILTYTCNSGYRLDNSATVTCQASGQFTSLAATCTKVCLAPPVLSNGEFTPINNPAYYNINSQVTYTCNSGYRLDNSPTITCQASGQFTALAATCTKVCLAPPTLTNGQFSPVNTPAQYDINAVLTYTCNAGYKLENSPTITCQSTGQFTALSATCTRVCTTPPTLANGDFTVKANQYDINTVLTYTCNSGYRLDNSATATCQASGQFTTLTAVCTKVCSTPPALTNGDFTVKNNANQYDINTVLTYTCNSGYRLDNSATVTCQASGQFTTLTAVCTKVCSTPPTLANGDFTVKNNANQYDINTVLTYTCNSGYRLDNSATVTCQASGQFTSLAAVCTKVCSTPPTLANGDFTVKNNANQYDINTVLTYTCNSGYRLDNSATITCQASGQFTSLAATCTRVCSTPPTLANGDFTVKANQYDINTVLTYTCNSGYRLDNSATVTCQASGQFTSLAATCTKVCSTPPTLANGDFTVKNNANQYDINTVLTYTCNSGYRLDNSATVTCQASGQFTSLAATCTKVCTTPPTLANGDFTVKNNANQYDINTVLTYTCNSGYRLDNSATVTCQASGQFTSLAATCTRVCLTPPTLANGDFTVKNNANQYDINTVLTYTCNSGYRLDNSATVTCQASGQFTALTAVCTRVCSTPPTLANGDFTVKNNANQYDINTVLTYTCNSGYRLDNSATITCQASGQFTAFTAVCTKVCTTPPTLANGDFTVKNNANQYDINTVLTYTCNSGYRLDNSATVTCQASGQFTSLAAVCTLICGEPPIPANGVYAVVKTPPIFNIGDQISYSCNNGFILQGTRVNTCFEHWFV; translated from the exons ATGTGGAATCCATTGGcggttgttattgttgtgtgTTTATTACTATTAGAAGTTTCAGCTTACCCGCATTGTGGTGTCTCTCACTTATCACGAAGACCATGCGGTCGTCCAGCCATTGACCGGTTTAATTGCTTACAACG CGGTTGTTGCTACGACAGAAATGCGGTTCATATCAATATTCGGTGTTATTATAAAG CTTCAACGCTCTCTTTCGGCAACCAAGTGATCGGGCCTTCAACAACACCAACATCAACACCGGTTACAACCCAAACCACATCGGCGGCTCCATCCGCAAGCCAACTAATCATGCAATCCCTCGCCTTGATTACTTCTAACGGCGCTGATTACACGACGGCGCTCGCGTTACTGGCGAGAG AGATTCTTGGAACGAATGTTTACAGTACGATAGAGTTTGCTCAAAAGTATGGAGACGATTATCTACTCTTGCAAATAATCA GTGCAGCAGAAGGAAAATCTCCCCCCAACCAAGCCA AGTTATTGCACCACGGCGGCGAAAATGGATATCCAGGAAGTCAAGTTCTTTCCCAATGCAGTCCACAGAACCGGAATAATACTTGCGGTAATCCTTTCTACACAACCAG atcGAGTTGCCTGCGATGGAACTGTTGTTGGGACTTCGCTTCAAGAAGTTGCTACCATTCCACGAATAACA TTATTTACATGAGACGTCGATGTCCACCTGGTTTTACAAACCCACCAAAATGCATTG aaataaatgaatgtttgTCAAACCCATGTATGAACAACGGTGTGTGTGTGGACAAGATTAATGGATATAAATGTATCTGCCCAATCTCCCCTGCTGGTCCAAATTGTGAAATAt ATTGCGCTACACCCCAAAGTCCCAGAAATGGAGCTGTGACCCCAGTTAAGCAGTTTTACAACGCAAACGATATTGTAAGATATTCGTGTAATGTTGGATACGATTTATTTGGAAGATCAGAAAATGTTTGCACAAGAAGTGGGCAGTGGTCGACTTCAACACCCCACTGCTTGGAAG CTTGTGGCAAACCAACCGATATCGCAAATGGTCGATACTCTCCTGTATTAACCCCACCATACTACAAGATCAACCAAGTTGTAACATATGCTTGTGATGCAAACTATGTACTGCAAGGATCTCCTGTTATTATATGCCAGATAAATGGACAATTCACGCAAACACGAGCTTCTTGCATACCag ttgttGTAAAATGTAGCAACCCACCAGCATTGTTAAATGGACAGTTTATTTCTGCAATTGAATACGCTGTCAATGCACAAGTGAGGTATACTTGTAATACTGGTTATAGACTTGATAACAGCGATGTTATTACGTGTCAAACTAGTGGACAGTTCACTTCACTCACTGCTGTCTGTACTAAAg tttgtaCAACACCACCTACACTGGCCAATGGGGATTTTACTGTGAAGAATAATGCAAACCAATATGATATCAACACTGTATTAACATATACATGCAACAGTGGTTATCGACTGGATAACAGCCCAACAATTACATGTCAAGCTAGTGGACAATTTACTGCTTTAACTGCCGTTTGTACTAGAG TTATAAAATGCACCAACCCTCCTGCACTGATGAATGGACTATACAGCCCACAACAGAATTCATACAGTGTGAATGATGTTATCACGTACACTTGTAATAATGGGTACAAGATTAACAATAGTCCAACCATAACATGCCAAGCTAGTGGACAATTTACTGCACTTGCTGCCACTTGTACTAAAG tTTGTTCAACACCCCCTACACTGGCCAATGGAGATTTTACTGTGAAGAATAATGCAAACCAATATGATATCAACACTGTATTAACATATACATGCAACAGTGGTTATCGACTGGATAACAGTCCAACAGCAACATGTCAAGCTAGTGGAAAATTTACTGCTTTAACTGCTGTTTGTACAAAAG tttgttcAACACCACCTACACTGGCCAATGGAGATTTTACTGTGAAGAATAATGCAAACCAATATGATATCAACACTGTATTAACATATACATGCAACAGTGGTTATCGATTGGATAACAGTGCAACAGTAACATGTCAAGCTAGTGGACAATTTACTGCTTTAACTGCTGTTTGTACAACAG TTTGTTTGATCCCACCCCCATTACCCAATGGAGCATATTCACCAACCAGAAACCCTGTAATTTTTAATGTGAATGAAATCATTACATATACTTGTAATGCTAATTTCAAATTGAAAGGAAGCAACACAGTAAGATGTGAAACAAACGGTCAATACACGACACTTGCTGCTACTTGTGCTTCAG ATGATAAATGTGGAGGTCCACCTTTACTCACTAATGGTGAATACAGTCCTGTGAAGACCCCACTTGAATACAACATTAATGAGAATGTAGTTTATACATGCAACAGTGGTTATCGCTTGGATAACTCAGACACCATAACATGCCAAGCTGCAAATCAATGGTCAACATTATCCGCAGTTTGCACAAAAG TTTGTCTCACCCCTCCCACGCTGACACATGGTTCATACACCCCTGTAAACAATCCACTTAAGTATGATATCAACACGGTACTAACATATACTTGTGGAAGTGGATTTCTTCTTGAAAACAGCGACAAAATAACTTGTACATCCACTGGACAATGGTCCGCACTAGCTGCAACATGCACAAGGG TTTGCACAGCACCTCCGGCGCTTGCTAATGGAGACTATTCTCCAAAAAACAACCCAGTTGTTTATCGCATTGGTGATACTGTAACTTACACTTGTGGTAGTGGATACACTCTCAGCAGCAGTGCTACAagcacctgtcaatcaactgGCCAATGGGTGGCTCCTACAGCTACTTGTGTTAAAG TTTGTTTGACGCCACCTTCATTAACAAATGGAGCATACATGCCCGTCACTGCAGAGTATGCCGTACATGCTGTAGTCACCTACACTTGCAACAATGGATATAAATTAGAGAACGTTAATTCTATATCCTGCCCTGCTAGTGGAACTTGGCCAGCATTGCCAACTACATGCACTAGAA TTTGTTCAACACCACCTACACTGGCCAATGGAGATTTTACTGTGAAGAATAATGCAAACCAATATGATATCAACACTGTATTAACATATACATGCAACGGTGGTTATCGACTAGATAACAGTCCAACAATTACATGTCAAGCTAGTGGAAAATTTACTGCACTTGCGGCTACTTGTACTAAAG TCTGTTCAACACCACCTACACTGGCCAATGGAGATTTTACTGTGAAGAATAATGCAAACCAATATGATATCAACACTGTATTAACATATACATGCAACAGTGGTTATCGACTGGAAAAGAGTCCATCAATAACATGTCAAGCTAGTGGAAAATTTACTTCACTTGGAGCAGTTTGCACTAAAG tttGTACAACCCCACCTACACTGGCCAATGGAGATTTTACTGTGAAGAATAATGCAAACCAATATGATATCAACACTGTATTAACATATACatgcaacagtggttataGACTGGATAACAGTCCAACAGCAACATGTCAAGCTAGTGgacaatttacaaaattaactgCTGTATGTACTAAAG TCTGTTCAACACCACCTACACTTACCAATGGAGATTTTACTGTGAAGAATAAAGCAAACCAATATGATATCAACACTGTATTAACATATACATGCAACGGTGGTTATCGACTAGATAAGAGTCCAACAATAACATGTCAAGCTAGTGGAAAATTTACTTCACTTGGAGCAGTTTGTACACGTG TTTGTACAACCCCACCTACACTGGCCAATGGAGATTTTACTGTGAAGAATAATGCAAACCAATATGATATCAACACTGTATTAACATATACATGCAACAGTGGTTATCGACTGGAAAAGAGTCCAACAGTAACATGTCAAGCTAGTGGAAAATTTACTTCACTTGCAGCTGTTTGTACAACag TATGTTCAACGCCACCTACATTAGCCAATGGACGTTTTACTGTGAAGAATAATGCAAACCAATATGATATCAACACTGTATTAACATATACATGCAACAGTGGTTATCGATTGGATAACAGTGCAACAATAACATGTCAAGCTAGTGGCCAATTTACTTCGCTTGCAGCTACTTGTACTAAag TTTGTTCAACACCACCTACACTGGCCAATGGAGATTTTACTGTGAAGAACAATGCAAACCAATATGATATCAACACTGTATTAACATATGTATGCAACAGTGGTTATCGACTGGATAACAGTGCAACAATAACATGTCAAGCTAGTGGAAAATTTACTGCACTTGCAGCTACTTGTACAAAAG TTTGTACAACACCACCTACACTGGCCAATGGAGATTTTACTGTGAAGAATAATGCAAACCAATATGATATCAACACTGTATTAACATATACATGCAACAGTGGTTATCGATTGGATAACAGTGCAACAGTAACATGTCAAGCTAGTGGACAATTTACTGCATTAGCAGCTACTTGTACAAAAG TTTGTACAACACCACCTACACTGGCCAATGGAGATTTTACTGTGAAGAATAATGCAAACCAATATGATATCAACACTGTATTAACATATACATGCAACAGTGGTTATCGACTGGATAACAGTGCAACAGTAACATGTCAAGCTAGTGGACAATTTACTTCACTTGCAGCTACTTGTACTAAAG TTTGTTCAACACCACCTACACTGGCCAATGGAGATTTTACTGTGAAGAATAATGCAAACCAATATGATATCAACACTGTATTAACATATACATGCAACAGTGGTTATCGACTGGATAACAGTGCAACAGTAACATGTCAAGCTAGTGGACAATTTTCTTCACTTGCAGCTACTTGTACtaaag TTTGTTCAACACCACCTACACTGGCCAATGGAGATTTTACTGTGAAGAATAATGCAAATCAATATGATATCAACACTATATTAACATATACATGCAACAGTGGTTATCGACTGGATAACAGTGCAACAGTAACATGTCAAGCTAGTGGTCAATTTACTTCACTTGCAGCTACTTGTACGAAAG TTTGTCTTGCACCTCCTGTCCTGAGTAATGGAGAGTTTACTCCGATTAACAATCCTGCATATTATAACATTAACTCgcaagttacatatacatgCAACAGTGGTTATCGACTAGATAACAGTCCAACAATAACATGTCAAGCTAGTGGACAATTTACTGCTCTTGCTGCAACTTGTACTAAAG TATGCTTGGCACCACCCACTTTGACAAATGGACAGTTCAGTCCTGTGAATACACCAGCTCAATATGATATCAATGCTGTGCTAACCTACACATGCAACGCCGGGTATAAACTGGAAAACTCACCCACCATAACATGCCAAAGCACTGGGCAGTTCACTGCACTATCAGCTACTTGTACAAGAG TATGTACAACACCACCTACACTGGCCAATGGAGATTTTACTGTGAAGGCAAACCAATATGATATTAACACTGTATTGACATATACATGCAACAGTGGTTATCGACTGGATAACAGTGCAACAGCAACATGTCAAGCTAGTGGACAATTTACAACATTAACTGCTGTTTGCACAAAAG TCTGTTCAACACCACCTGCACTGACCAATGGAGATTTTACTGTGAAGAATAATGCAAACCAATATGATATTAACACTGTATTAACATATACATGCAACAGTGGTTATCGACTGGATAACAGTGCAACAGTAACATGTCAAGCTAGTGGGCAATTTACTACATTAACTGCTGTTTGTACCAAag TTTGTTCAACACCACCTACACTGGCCAATGGAGATTTTACTGTGAAGAATAATGCAAACCAATATGATATCAACACTGTATTAACATATACATGCAACAGTGGTTATCGACTGGATAACAGTGCAACAGTAACATGCCAAGCTAGTGGACAATTTACTTCGCTTGCAGCTGTTTGTACTAAAG TTTGTTCAACACCACCTACACTGGCCAATGGAGATTTTACTGTGAAGAATAATGCAAACCAATATGATATCAACACTGTATTAACATATACATGCAACAGTGGTTATCGACTGGATAACAGTGCCACAATTACATGTCAAGCTAGTGGACAATTTACTTCGTTGGCAGCTACTTGTACCAGAG TATGTTCAACACCACCCACACTGGCCAATGGAGATTTTACTGTGAAGGCAAACCAATATGATATTAACACTGTATTAACATATACATGCAACAGTGGTTATCGACTGGATAACAGTGCAACAGTAACATGTCAAGCTAGTGGACAATTTACTTCACTTGCAGCTACTTGTACTAAAG TTTGTTCAACACCACCTACACTGGCCAATGGAGATTTTACTGTGAAGAATAATGCAAACCAATATGATATCAACACTGTATTAACATATACATGCAACAGTGGTTATCGACTGGATAACAGTGCAACAGTAACATGTCAAGCTAGTGGACAATTTACCTCGCTTGCAGCTACTTGTACTAAAG tttgtacAACACCACCTACACTGGCCAATGGAGATTTTACTGTAAAGAATAATGCAAACCAATATGATATCAACACTGTATTAACATATACATGCAACAGTGGTTATCGACTGGATAACAGTGCAACAGTAACATGTCAAGCTAGTGGACAATTTACTTCACTTGCAGCTACTTGTACCAGAG TTTGTTTAACACCACCTACACTGGCCAATGGAGATTTTACTGTGAAGAATAATGCAAACCAATATGATATCAACACTGTATTAACATATACATGCAACAGTGGTTATCGACTGGATAACAGTGCAACAGTAACATGTCAAGCTAGTGGGCAATTTACTGCTTTAACTGCTGTTTGTACAAgag TTTGTTCAACACCACCTACACTGGCCAATGGAGATTTTACTGTGAAGAATAATGCAAACCAATATGATATCAACACTGTATTAACATATACATGCAACAGTGGTTATCGACTGGATAACAGTGCAACAATAACATGTCAAGCTAGTGGACAATTTACTGCTTTTACTGCTGTCTGCACTAAAG TTTGTACAACACCACCTACACTGGCCAATGGGGATTTTACTGTGAAGAATAATGCAAACCAATATGATATCAACACTGTATTAACATATACATGCAACAGTGGTTATCGACTGGATAACAGTGCAACAGTAACATGTCAAGCTAGTGGACAATTTACTTCACTTGCAGCTGTTTGTACATTAA tttgtgGTGAACCACCTATACCAGCCAATGGAGTTTACGCTGTTGTTAAAACTCCCCCAATATTCAACATTGGAGACCAGATATCTTACTCATGTAACAACGGATTCATCTTGCAAGGCACAAGAGTAAATACATGCTTTGAACACTGGTTTGTTTGA